TAATCAATTCCTTTCCATAGGGGGAAACCTTAATTTTACCTATGCTCATCTCATCCAGGAGCCTATTTCTGCAGGCATACCCCGTTTGAATATTCCTGAAAGCCGTAGCTTGAATGACACTCAAGCAAACAGTTTGGGCGGTGATTTTGGGATACTAATTAAACCTGGTAAAAAGACAGCCTTGGGTTTTAATTACCGCAGTGCAGTGACTTATAATTTACAGGGGAGTAGTACGATAACTGGTACGCCGAGTATTTCTTCGGATGATTACCATTTTGAGTACTGGACACCAGCAAGAAGTGTCGTGACACTAAGCCATTTTCTTAATGAAAAATTAGGCTTTATAGGAACTGTTCAATACCTGCAATGGAATATCTTTAAAGAGGTTTCTGTGTATAATTTTGCTACGCAAGCCGCCTCCCAAGTATTTATAGTCCCCCGGGCTCGCATTAATTATCACTTTCACAACAGTTGGCTTTTAACCCTCGGGACAATTTATCAAGTTTCACCAAAGTGGGTAGTCCGAGTAGCAGGAACATATAATCAGTCCCCCTCGAATGGGAGATTTCAAATAGGCCCTGGAGACAGTTGGATTACTGGTTTTTCCATGGGCTATCAATTGATGAACCATCTCACTGTTGATTTCGGTTATGGCCATGCTTTTTTTAAAAAGGAACAGATTGATATTAAAACTTCCCAGAATATTATAACGGGCACCAATGAAGGCGCCCATGACGCCGCCTCTCTCAAATTTACACTCACCGCTTAATGGTTACTTGAATGTGACATATATAATAGTCTAGATAGCAAAGTATATTTTGATGGAAAGAGATGGATATAGGCAGGGGAGCGGATATCAGAGTGAACGTCTAAGGATGAAAAATCTTATCTATAACAAACTTTTGATTTCCTTTTTTTTGGCGATCCCGTAAAAATCGTGATAAACCTTCTGAGATATTTTTTTGTTCAAGTAATTTTTATAATGTAGGTTCTGATTAAGCCAACATGTTCCAATTGGAAATGGCTAAGTCATAGTATCCATTTTTAGTAATATAAACCACTTTTGATTATGACTTTAAATACTGAAGAAAATAATTTTAAAACGTAAACTAATAGGAGTACAAATGGTATTTTTTACAACTGCTGGAAGAGAACACACCCTTAATTTTAAGAAATTATCCGAATACGAAAACAATAAAGAAGAATATCTAAA
The DNA window shown above is from Legionella sp. PC997 and carries:
- a CDS encoding OmpP1/FadL family transporter, coding for MASLIDFRIHLSIGLLLLYSPLHASFIEQTMGTAVVKDATAVYFNPAALTISPHQQLILLNTLAKAQFEFSGRAQKIPFGNFESGSTTSKSNFFLPSMYLSIPISERFVAGFAVVANDFNRELDNHSILRYILARNQTNNIDFIPALGIKINQFLSIGGNLNFTYAHLIQEPISAGIPRLNIPESRSLNDTQANSLGGDFGILIKPGKKTALGFNYRSAVTYNLQGSSTITGTPSISSDDYHFEYWTPARSVVTLSHFLNEKLGFIGTVQYLQWNIFKEVSVYNFATQAASQVFIVPRARINYHFHNSWLLTLGTIYQVSPKWVVRVAGTYNQSPSNGRFQIGPGDSWITGFSMGYQLMNHLTVDFGYGHAFFKKEQIDIKTSQNIITGTNEGAHDAASLKFTLTA